The proteins below are encoded in one region of Parvicella tangerina:
- a CDS encoding GNAT family N-acetyltransferase — protein sequence MKHLLTGEETSRLRFRLLEEGDFDDWLPLFFEKDVAKFLGMDTNLSPTQMCEKWFEKSLQRYREDTGGMNVLVDKNSGALVGQCGILIQEVENEKRFEVGYSILPKFWKMGFASEASQKCLSYAFNQNLSPSIISIIHIDNIASARVAQKNGMSIEKTHIEFHGSPVNIYSISEEKWRENNF from the coding sequence ATGAAACATTTACTCACGGGAGAAGAAACATCTCGATTGCGCTTTCGACTGCTTGAGGAAGGTGACTTCGATGATTGGCTTCCTTTATTTTTTGAAAAGGATGTTGCCAAATTTCTGGGAATGGACACTAATTTATCACCTACCCAGATGTGCGAAAAGTGGTTTGAAAAGAGCTTACAACGTTACCGTGAAGATACTGGCGGAATGAACGTACTCGTGGATAAAAATTCTGGCGCACTCGTGGGTCAATGTGGTATACTCATCCAAGAGGTTGAAAACGAAAAACGATTCGAGGTAGGATATTCTATTCTTCCAAAATTCTGGAAAATGGGTTTTGCTTCAGAAGCTTCTCAGAAGTGTTTGTCGTATGCCTTCAACCAAAACCTTTCTCCCTCAATAATTTCTATTATTCATATTGATAATATAGCCTCAGCTAGAGTTGCTCAAAAGAATGGGATGTCTATTGAGAAAACCCACATTGAGTTTCACGGCAGTCCGGTAAATATCTACTCTATCTCCGAAGAAAAATGGAGAGAAAATAACTTCTAA
- a CDS encoding ABC transporter substrate-binding protein: MKKLSLGVAVLILLFFAGCGSKTDEVENNGMLFRYNEPAGLKTLDPAKVVRFEDFIAVGNLFNGLVTLDKDMVVQPDLADYWTVSQDGTEYTFYLRKGVVFHDSKYFKEGTRVLDAYDVVYSYLRIMDPEFGSPGKYVFANVDRGKKSNYKGIVAVDDFTVKIFLKRPQPSFLYQLSLPYGFIVPHEVVDAEGEMFGLNPVGTGPFKLVKWKRDVKLVLGKHENYFEVDDQGNPLPYLDAVSVSFIGDKHSELVQFKNGNFEMISGLNEGEKDDILDLNGELVPDLQEEHYLIKTPWLYTEYLGILVDSDIDLGENQILMNRKVRQAIGYAIDRKGLIKYIRNGVGVPASTGFVPEGMPDYASYAIDGFEYDLDKAKKLLLESGYADVNNKPKITLRATVDYKGMCEYLQKQLDDLGLDVQIDIIEGSYMNTTIAQFETNFYRKSWIADFPDAINYFQLFYSKNFYPENGLNYTHFSDPTYDEFYEKALVEDSVELRYSYYKQMHQILHEQAPVIPIYYGETLRFYNKSVSGVESNALNMLDLTRVKVK, translated from the coding sequence ATGAAAAAGTTATCGCTAGGTGTGGCTGTTTTAATACTTCTGTTTTTTGCCGGGTGTGGAAGTAAAACAGACGAAGTTGAAAACAATGGTATGCTATTCCGATACAATGAGCCTGCAGGTTTGAAAACGTTGGATCCAGCAAAAGTTGTGCGTTTTGAAGATTTTATCGCTGTAGGAAACCTTTTTAACGGCTTGGTTACACTGGACAAAGATATGGTAGTCCAACCTGATTTAGCTGATTATTGGACCGTTTCTCAGGACGGAACAGAATACACGTTTTACTTGCGAAAAGGAGTTGTCTTTCACGATTCTAAGTACTTTAAGGAAGGAACTCGCGTGTTGGATGCGTATGACGTGGTATATTCTTATTTAAGAATCATGGACCCCGAGTTTGGCTCTCCGGGTAAGTATGTTTTTGCCAATGTTGATCGAGGCAAAAAATCAAATTATAAAGGAATTGTTGCCGTAGATGATTTTACCGTAAAGATTTTCTTGAAGAGACCACAACCAAGCTTTCTTTATCAGTTATCTCTTCCTTACGGTTTTATTGTTCCTCACGAAGTAGTAGATGCAGAAGGAGAAATGTTTGGTTTAAATCCTGTGGGTACAGGCCCTTTTAAATTAGTAAAATGGAAGCGAGATGTAAAACTGGTTCTTGGTAAGCATGAAAACTATTTTGAAGTGGATGATCAGGGTAATCCATTACCGTATTTAGATGCTGTTTCAGTATCTTTTATTGGAGATAAGCACTCAGAGTTGGTCCAATTCAAGAATGGAAATTTTGAAATGATCTCAGGGCTGAATGAAGGAGAAAAAGACGATATTCTCGACCTAAATGGAGAATTAGTTCCTGACCTTCAGGAAGAACATTACCTGATTAAAACTCCTTGGTTATACACAGAGTACCTTGGGATTTTGGTTGACAGTGATATCGATTTGGGAGAAAATCAAATTCTGATGAACCGAAAGGTAAGGCAGGCAATTGGGTATGCGATTGATCGAAAAGGACTCATCAAATATATTCGAAATGGTGTGGGTGTTCCTGCTAGCACAGGCTTTGTTCCAGAGGGAATGCCCGATTACGCTTCTTATGCGATTGACGGATTTGAATATGATCTCGATAAAGCAAAGAAACTGTTGCTGGAGTCTGGATATGCAGATGTGAACAATAAACCAAAAATTACACTGAGAGCCACGGTAGACTATAAAGGAATGTGTGAATACCTGCAAAAGCAATTAGATGATCTTGGACTAGATGTACAGATCGACATTATAGAGGGTTCATACATGAATACGACCATTGCGCAATTTGAAACGAATTTCTATCGTAAAAGCTGGATAGCGGATTTTCCCGATGCGATCAACTATTTTCAGTTGTTTTATAGTAAGAACTTCTATCCGGAAAATGGACTGAATTATACCCATTTCTCCGATCCAACCTATGATGAATTTTATGAAAAGGCACTGGTAGAAGATAGTGTTGAGCTTCGCTATTCTTACTACAAACAAATGCATCAAATCTTACACGAACAGGCTCCCGTGATTCCTATTTATTATGGAGAGACACTGAGATTCTATAATAAGTCTGTGAGTGGGGTAGAGAGCAATGCACTAAACATGTTGGATTTGACTCGGGTTAAAGTCAAATAA